The following proteins are encoded in a genomic region of Limosilactobacillus reuteri subsp. reuteri:
- a CDS encoding TerC family protein, translated as MSLLEKLYGPFFDPHNWATVVTSGQDWLIIFSLVMIECLLSVDNAVVLAAQTRVLPTLKEQEESLFYGIWGSYIFRFLIIGIGVYLINFWEIKVIGAAYLIYLVYRYFHNKFFGKRAMRKTREGKTRLTGRKLFWTVVLQIEFMDIIFSIDSVLASLAVSNNPVIVLIGGLIGIACMRGIAEVIMKLMRKVPELEPMAYILIFVIAIKLFLTIPAIDIEIPSGIFGSFILLVFAVTIIIHFIRRSQKKKVE; from the coding sequence TTGTCACTTTTAGAGAAGTTGTATGGACCATTTTTTGATCCACATAACTGGGCAACAGTCGTTACATCAGGACAGGATTGGTTAATCATTTTTTCGTTGGTTATGATTGAATGTTTACTGTCAGTTGATAATGCTGTTGTGTTAGCGGCTCAGACACGAGTATTACCGACATTAAAGGAACAAGAAGAATCGCTTTTCTACGGGATATGGGGTTCTTACATTTTTCGCTTCTTAATTATCGGGATCGGTGTTTATCTAATTAACTTTTGGGAAATCAAGGTTATTGGAGCGGCTTACTTAATTTACCTTGTATATCGTTACTTTCATAATAAATTCTTTGGTAAACGAGCAATGCGAAAGACTCGTGAAGGTAAAACACGTTTAACTGGGCGTAAGCTTTTTTGGACAGTTGTTTTACAGATTGAATTTATGGATATTATTTTCTCTATTGATTCTGTTTTAGCATCGTTAGCCGTCTCAAATAATCCAGTTATTGTTTTAATCGGTGGCTTGATTGGGATTGCATGTATGCGAGGAATTGCTGAAGTTATTATGAAACTGATGCGCAAAGTTCCTGAGTTAGAACCGATGGCATATATCTTAATCTTTGTGATTGCTATTAAGCTCTTCTTAACGATCCCTGCAATTGATATCGAGATTCCATCAGGGATTTTCGGTAGTTTTATCTTGCTTGTTTTTGCGGTAACGATTATTATTCACTTTATACGTAGATCACAGAAAAAGAAGGTAGAATAA
- a CDS encoding RluA family pseudouridine synthase encodes MKYRWQIHEKLADNQVPKPLRKLLHDQWLLPNRLIHYLRIRRTVLVNGNYRSMNEIVEKNDNIQLLFCGDEIRTPTANDYIPSSQSHLEVLYENRDLLVVNKPRGQKTHPNYHGETGTLMNDVAGYLAHSQNNAYMVHRIDLQTSGAVIVAKNPIVVPILNRLISDGQIHRQYLAVVEGEMAQSGKLDWAIGRNPVNPHLHQVNGQNAQPALTYYETLASNHERSLVKLRLATGRTHQLRVHLAHSGHPIVGDPLYNPSSTEGMLLHGVSQKLILPFVMKSLNISAPLPSYFKNYLVKYNLAKKQI; translated from the coding sequence ATGAAATATCGGTGGCAGATTCATGAAAAGTTAGCTGATAACCAGGTGCCGAAACCATTACGCAAGTTACTTCATGATCAATGGCTGCTTCCTAATCGGCTAATTCACTATTTGCGGATTAGGCGGACAGTGCTTGTTAATGGCAACTATCGATCCATGAATGAGATTGTGGAGAAAAATGATAATATTCAATTATTATTTTGTGGTGATGAAATTCGGACCCCCACCGCAAATGATTATATTCCGTCTTCGCAATCACATTTAGAGGTCCTTTATGAGAATCGCGATTTGTTAGTAGTAAATAAACCGCGGGGACAAAAAACTCACCCTAATTACCATGGCGAAACAGGGACATTAATGAATGATGTTGCAGGCTATTTAGCGCATAGTCAAAATAATGCTTATATGGTCCATCGGATAGACTTACAAACGAGTGGAGCAGTAATTGTTGCTAAGAATCCAATTGTTGTTCCAATCCTTAACCGATTAATTAGTGATGGGCAAATCCACCGACAATATTTGGCAGTAGTGGAGGGTGAAATGGCCCAGAGTGGAAAGCTCGATTGGGCAATTGGACGTAATCCAGTAAATCCCCATCTTCATCAAGTGAACGGGCAAAACGCGCAGCCAGCCTTGACATATTATGAAACATTGGCAAGTAATCATGAACGTTCCTTAGTGAAACTTCGCTTAGCAACTGGCCGTACGCACCAACTTAGGGTTCATTTGGCGCATAGTGGCCATCCGATTGTTGGTGATCCGCTTTATAATCCTTCGTCAACAGAAGGGATGCTGCTTCATGGTGTGTCGCAAAAACTCATATTACCTTTCGTAATGAAATCTTTAAATATTAGTGCGCCATTACCATCGTATTTTAAAAATTATTTGGTAAAATATAACTTAGCTAAAAAGCAAATTTAA
- the trxA gene encoding thioredoxin gives MAIDATAETFDKDVQGSMTVVDFWAPWCGPCKMMEPAMQNLEKQYGDKIKFVRMNVDGNQEIAQRYKVMSVPSLVLFKDGQAKEKVTGYYPEAKLAHYFERKITE, from the coding sequence ATGGCAATTGATGCAACAGCTGAGACCTTTGATAAGGATGTTCAAGGCTCAATGACGGTTGTTGATTTTTGGGCACCATGGTGTGGTCCATGTAAAATGATGGAACCAGCTATGCAAAATCTAGAAAAGCAATACGGTGATAAAATCAAGTTTGTGCGGATGAATGTTGATGGAAATCAAGAAATTGCACAACGGTATAAAGTAATGAGCGTCCCAAGTCTGGTCCTTTTTAAGGATGGACAGGCGAAAGAAAAGGTAACTGGATATTATCCAGAGGCTAAACTGGCTCATTACTTTGAACGAAAAATAACTGAATAA
- a CDS encoding C69 family dipeptidase: MQKLMSSCTAMLVGKNATIDGSTIIARDEDAEDGVNPKTFKVFPAKDYTGEHYVSKYNGLTVEMKGQGCRYTATPNGVLDEGRWDEQGINEYNVAMSATETEMTNARVLGHDPLVENGINEDSMVYLVLPFIKSAREGVQRLGSLIEKYGTGESNGIAFSDKDEVWYLETGGGHQWVAQRIPDDAYAIAPNIMCIEEVDFNDHDSFMYAPQIKDFVEKYHLNPDPQTFNFRNIFGTQDEADAYYNTPRSWYGQKLFTPSLKQEPTSQKIPFIQHAEKKIAIEDVEYFLSSHYNGTPYDPMGTYASGTPAEQRKFRSIALDRNQSSCILQIRNDVPAQYAAIQWINFGFYCYSPYVPFFTNISDTPAKYKYATDDAQPDKSAYWLNKLLEVIVEPRYHEFINEVNDFRDRCQSYGVGRVDIITKTAQIQNSANLINYLTEQNMKTANHILNETHELINQLLHEALLNSKFQFERGDNL; the protein is encoded by the coding sequence ATGCAAAAGCTAATGAGTAGTTGTACGGCAATGCTTGTTGGAAAGAATGCTACGATTGATGGCTCAACAATTATTGCACGTGATGAGGATGCTGAAGATGGAGTCAATCCTAAGACATTCAAAGTATTTCCTGCCAAGGATTACACCGGTGAACATTATGTTTCAAAATATAATGGGTTAACTGTTGAGATGAAGGGACAGGGATGCCGTTATACGGCAACTCCCAATGGCGTGCTTGATGAAGGACGCTGGGATGAGCAAGGCATTAATGAATATAATGTTGCAATGAGTGCGACAGAAACCGAAATGACAAATGCCAGGGTGCTTGGTCATGATCCGTTAGTAGAAAACGGAATTAATGAAGATTCAATGGTTTATCTTGTCCTACCATTTATTAAGTCTGCCCGTGAAGGTGTTCAACGGCTTGGATCATTAATTGAAAAGTACGGTACTGGTGAAAGCAATGGGATTGCCTTTAGCGATAAGGATGAAGTTTGGTATCTTGAGACCGGTGGTGGCCATCAATGGGTTGCCCAACGGATTCCTGATGATGCTTATGCAATTGCACCAAATATTATGTGTATCGAAGAGGTCGACTTTAACGATCACGATAGCTTCATGTATGCGCCGCAAATTAAAGATTTTGTTGAAAAATATCATTTAAATCCTGATCCACAAACGTTTAATTTCCGAAATATTTTTGGCACACAGGATGAGGCAGATGCCTACTACAACACCCCTCGTTCTTGGTATGGTCAAAAGCTCTTTACTCCATCCTTAAAACAGGAGCCTACCAGCCAAAAAATTCCATTTATTCAACATGCAGAAAAGAAAATTGCCATTGAGGATGTAGAGTACTTCCTCTCATCTCATTATAACGGTACTCCTTATGATCCAATGGGAACTTATGCTTCTGGAACACCAGCGGAACAGCGAAAATTCCGTTCAATTGCACTTGATCGTAATCAAAGTTCATGTATTTTGCAAATTCGGAATGACGTCCCAGCACAATATGCTGCTATTCAATGGATTAATTTTGGCTTTTATTGCTATAGCCCTTATGTTCCGTTCTTTACAAATATTAGTGATACTCCGGCAAAATATAAGTATGCTACTGATGATGCTCAGCCGGATAAGAGTGCTTATTGGTTAAATAAATTGTTAGAAGTGATTGTAGAACCACGCTATCATGAATTTATCAATGAAGTAAATGATTTCCGAGATCGGTGTCAAAGCTATGGCGTAGGACGAGTGGACATAATTACAAAAACAGCTCAGATTCAAAATTCAGCTAATTTAATTAACTATCTAACTGAACAAAATATGAAAACTGCTAATCACATTCTGAACGAAACACATGAACTGATTAACCAGCTTTTGCATGAAGCATTGTTGAATTCTAAGTTCCAGTTTGAACGTGGCGATAACTTATAA
- a CDS encoding MATE family efflux transporter — MDELFEHSSIKRAYFTLALPVVLSMAVTLIYNMVDTFFVAKTGNPNLVAGVSQGAPIFTLMIALGDIFGLGGSSVISRLFGEHRDKLARFVSGYCFYAPIICGIIVTAIMIIFQTPILHLLGASPATWKYAREYYLVIAWGAVFIIFGLSPTNILRTEGLAIQSMIASMVGTGINIVLNPIFIFTCGLGAAGSALATVTSAVIGDILMIYYLRTKSKKLTTSIHETKIGWKLQFEIYAIGIPASVTNIMATFAVALTNRYLIVHGADSVAAMGIAMKANMIINMVMVGFAFGAQPLIGYVYGAKDEQRFNKVVKFDIQVVASLAFMLTIILFIFAPQVIRIFMNDPQIVKEGALMLRWLSVSTTLAGIILVFTTMFQSMGKATPAFWLSFCRQGLIFGVVISTSAKLFGYTGIIAAQAISDCLTFILALIFFYCYRPRFK, encoded by the coding sequence ATGGACGAGCTATTTGAACATTCTTCAATCAAGCGGGCATACTTTACGCTGGCCTTACCTGTTGTATTAAGCATGGCTGTAACCTTGATTTATAACATGGTTGATACTTTTTTCGTGGCCAAAACTGGGAATCCCAATTTAGTTGCCGGTGTTTCTCAGGGAGCACCAATTTTTACGTTAATGATTGCTCTTGGGGATATCTTTGGCCTTGGCGGTAGCTCAGTTATTTCCCGCTTATTCGGTGAGCACCGTGATAAATTAGCACGTTTTGTCAGTGGCTATTGCTTCTATGCACCGATTATTTGTGGAATCATCGTAACTGCAATAATGATTATCTTTCAAACACCAATTTTACATTTATTGGGTGCTTCTCCTGCCACTTGGAAATATGCACGTGAATATTACTTGGTGATCGCTTGGGGTGCGGTTTTCATCATTTTTGGCCTTTCACCAACTAATATTTTACGAACAGAAGGGCTAGCCATTCAGTCGATGATCGCTAGTATGGTAGGGACTGGAATTAATATTGTCTTAAATCCGATCTTTATTTTCACGTGTGGGCTCGGCGCTGCTGGTTCCGCACTAGCTACTGTAACAAGTGCTGTTATTGGCGATATTTTAATGATTTATTATTTGCGAACAAAGAGTAAAAAGCTGACGACTTCAATTCATGAAACAAAAATCGGCTGGAAACTCCAATTTGAAATCTACGCTATCGGAATCCCGGCCTCGGTTACTAACATTATGGCAACGTTTGCGGTTGCGTTAACTAATCGTTACTTGATTGTTCATGGCGCGGATAGTGTAGCTGCCATGGGGATTGCGATGAAAGCAAATATGATCATTAATATGGTAATGGTTGGTTTTGCATTCGGCGCGCAACCCTTGATCGGATACGTATATGGCGCTAAAGATGAGCAACGGTTTAATAAAGTTGTTAAATTTGATATTCAAGTTGTTGCTAGTCTTGCCTTTATGCTCACTATTATTCTTTTCATTTTTGCTCCCCAGGTTATTCGCATTTTCATGAATGATCCCCAAATAGTAAAAGAAGGTGCCTTGATGCTTCGCTGGCTATCAGTTTCGACTACTCTTGCTGGTATCATTCTTGTTTTTACAACCATGTTCCAATCAATGGGAAAAGCAACGCCTGCATTTTGGCTCTCATTCTGTCGTCAGGGATTGATTTTCGGGGTAGTGATTAGTACTTCCGCAAAATTATTTGGTTATACTGGAATCATTGCTGCTCAGGCTATTTCTGATTGTTTAACCTTTATCCTGGCACTTATTTTCTTCTATTGTTATCGCCCACGTTTTAAATAA
- a CDS encoding magnesium transporter CorA family protein: MLTTEQINDHSKWISIFEPLPHERLDLIEKYEVTQELLDYAIDPYEKARVEIDPDAGVTLLIFDVYVPTHAVTAPQTAPIGIMLTANNIITFTNAKTNFVNGIIANQLQLLKKHGENDDKLNLVFPVLYRLSTDYFGPLRRADQQRQEIQQNLQRRTGRQAITQFMEIETGLVYILTSLKGNVSLLEEFKRRFGNHITTKQYNDLDDVIVEAQQGLEMAQMTSDVSARVSNAYSKVLDSDLNQTMKYLTIYSIVLSIPTIVSGFYGENVKLPLANGTYSWVFTIFITIVLMLACVIFLINRHWWK, translated from the coding sequence ATGTTAACAACAGAACAAATTAATGATCATAGCAAATGGATAAGTATATTCGAACCTCTCCCCCATGAACGATTAGATTTAATTGAAAAATATGAGGTTACTCAAGAATTACTTGATTACGCAATTGACCCCTACGAAAAAGCCCGGGTTGAAATTGACCCAGATGCAGGAGTCACATTATTAATTTTCGATGTCTATGTGCCAACTCATGCTGTGACAGCTCCACAGACTGCACCAATTGGCATCATGCTAACCGCTAATAATATTATTACTTTTACAAATGCAAAAACGAACTTTGTAAATGGAATCATTGCCAATCAGCTACAGTTATTAAAGAAGCATGGTGAAAATGACGACAAATTAAACTTAGTCTTCCCAGTTCTTTATCGACTTTCAACTGACTATTTTGGCCCCCTTCGTCGTGCAGACCAACAGCGACAAGAAATTCAACAAAATCTTCAACGACGAACGGGACGCCAAGCTATTACCCAATTTATGGAGATTGAAACTGGGTTAGTTTACATTCTTACCTCACTTAAAGGGAATGTGTCTCTACTTGAAGAATTTAAACGTCGCTTTGGTAACCATATTACTACAAAGCAATATAATGACCTTGATGATGTAATTGTCGAAGCACAGCAAGGTCTAGAAATGGCCCAGATGACTTCAGATGTTTCTGCCCGTGTCTCTAATGCTTATAGCAAGGTTCTTGATAGTGACCTAAACCAAACGATGAAATACCTCACCATTTATTCAATTGTTCTTTCAATTCCAACAATTGTATCTGGTTTTTACGGTGAAAACGTCAAATTACCCCTCGCAAATGGGACGTATTCATGGGTTTTTACAATCTTCATTACTATTGTCTTAATGTTGGCATGTGTCATCTTTCTTATTAATCGTCATTGGTGGAAATAA